In the Micromonospora narathiwatensis genome, one interval contains:
- a CDS encoding DUF2267 domain-containing protein, producing MEYQDFINAVATRAKVSTDQAATLTGATLEILADRITAGQAEDLAYQLPDELAGHLRRPLGRERATSFGLDEFVRRVGDRPNVDRALAGAAVPAVLTTLREAVTRDEFENAAAQLSKEFWQVIEPVGVGGGRRPGS from the coding sequence GGACTTCATCAACGCGGTGGCCACGCGGGCGAAGGTGTCGACCGATCAGGCGGCGACACTCACCGGCGCGACGCTGGAGATATTGGCAGATCGGATCACCGCCGGCCAGGCTGAGGACCTTGCCTACCAGCTTCCGGACGAACTGGCCGGTCACCTGCGCAGACCGCTTGGACGGGAACGTGCCACGTCGTTTGGGCTTGACGAGTTCGTGCGGCGGGTGGGGGACCGCCCGAACGTCGACCGTGCGCTCGCCGGTGCCGCTGTCCCCGCGGTGCTCACCACGCTACGGGAGGCGGTTACCCGTGACGAATTCGAGAACGCGGCGGCCCAGCTTTCGAAGGAGTTCTGGCAGGTGATCGAACCGGTGGGTGTCGGTGGCGGGCGGCGCCCCGGCTCGTAG
- a CDS encoding pyridoxamine 5'-phosphate oxidase family protein — MTFRETERTRHRRLREQGSLNRADLDAILTAGFVCHLGVVIDGCPMVVPTVYGVAPGGDVVFFHGSVASRSLVQSPTATVCLTVTHVDGLVLARSVFEHGVNYRSAMIYGTPRLITDPEEKLAGLRQLTEHIAAGQWDYARQPNRRELAATALLALDVAEASVKIRTGPPDDGDGPDAGLPVWAGVRPLRTVWGELEPDPSLAPGIDVPDHLR; from the coding sequence GTGACCTTCAGGGAGACGGAACGCACCCGGCACCGTCGACTGCGGGAGCAGGGCAGCCTGAACCGGGCTGACCTCGACGCGATCCTCACCGCCGGCTTCGTCTGTCATCTCGGGGTCGTGATCGACGGCTGCCCGATGGTGGTGCCCACCGTCTACGGCGTGGCGCCCGGCGGCGATGTGGTGTTCTTCCACGGTTCGGTGGCCAGCCGAAGCCTCGTCCAGTCACCCACGGCCACCGTGTGTCTGACCGTCACCCACGTCGACGGACTGGTGCTGGCCCGGTCCGTGTTCGAGCACGGCGTCAACTACCGCAGCGCGATGATCTACGGGACGCCAAGGCTGATCACCGACCCCGAGGAGAAGCTGGCCGGCCTGCGCCAGCTCACCGAGCACATCGCGGCCGGGCAGTGGGACTACGCCCGCCAGCCCAACCGCAGGGAACTGGCGGCCACGGCGTTGCTCGCCCTCGACGTGGCCGAGGCGTCGGTGAAGATCCGCACCGGTCCGCCCGACGACGGCGACGGACCCGACGCGGGGCTGCCGGTCTGGGCCGGTGTCCGCCCACTGCGGACGGTCTGGGGCGAGCTGGAGCCTGACCCGTCGCTGGCCCCCGGCATCGACGTACCCGACCACCTGCGCTGA
- a CDS encoding methyltransferase — MTVTLSPRALMSLLANGPKAMDVLETALTMGLLDALEPGPARLDALAARFGVRPLRLYKFLDCLESLGFLTRSESGDDIATVSYRAVPGLREAVVAVVGPNAQERDRDRYPWRRLHGRLAESLRGEVSMSDDDFAWPPQTDEQTADFERSMAVGLGPVIETTRRHADRLWSDRRRLLDVGGGDGTLAAHLLDSAPGLRADVYNLPAVEPLVRATRVDRGHPDRLGFVGGDFLAEPLPAGYDAMSFVRVLHDWPNEVARRLVEKAYAALEPGGLLVIGEEFRTPDRLAMQFFWSYFLIGVDSCVSRLREVEFYTGLLKEVGFERVAVLSGAWELVTAYKPETAR, encoded by the coding sequence ATGACCGTCACCCTGTCGCCGCGGGCACTGATGAGCCTGCTCGCCAACGGCCCCAAGGCCATGGACGTGCTGGAGACCGCGCTCACCATGGGGTTGCTCGACGCGTTGGAGCCCGGGCCGGCCCGCCTCGACGCGCTGGCCGCCCGGTTCGGGGTACGGCCGCTGCGGCTGTACAAGTTCCTCGACTGCCTGGAGAGCCTCGGCTTCCTCACCCGCAGCGAATCCGGCGACGACATCGCCACCGTCAGCTACCGGGCGGTGCCCGGGCTGCGCGAAGCGGTCGTGGCGGTGGTCGGCCCGAACGCGCAGGAACGGGACCGGGACCGCTACCCGTGGCGGCGGCTGCACGGCCGGCTGGCCGAGAGCCTGCGCGGCGAGGTCAGCATGAGCGACGACGACTTCGCGTGGCCGCCGCAGACCGACGAGCAGACCGCCGACTTCGAACGCAGCATGGCCGTCGGGCTCGGCCCGGTGATCGAGACGACCCGGCGGCACGCCGACCGGCTGTGGTCGGACCGGCGGCGCCTGCTGGACGTGGGCGGCGGCGACGGCACGCTCGCCGCGCACCTGCTCGACAGCGCCCCCGGGCTGCGGGCCGACGTCTACAACCTGCCGGCGGTGGAACCGCTGGTGCGGGCCACCCGGGTCGACCGGGGACACCCGGACCGGTTGGGCTTCGTCGGCGGCGACTTCCTCGCCGAGCCGCTCCCGGCGGGGTACGACGCCATGTCGTTCGTCCGGGTGCTGCACGACTGGCCCAACGAGGTGGCCCGCCGCCTGGTCGAGAAGGCGTACGCGGCGTTGGAACCGGGTGGGCTGCTGGTGATCGGCGAGGAGTTCCGCACCCCGGACCGCCTGGCGATGCAGTTCTTCTGGAGCTACTTCCTGATCGGCGTCGACAGCTGCGTGAGCCGGCTGCGGGAGGTCGAGTTCTACACCGGGCTGCTCAAGGAGGTCGGCTTCGAGCGGGTGGCGGTGCTGTCCGGCGCCTGGGAGCTGGTCACCGCGTACAAGCCGGAGACAGCGCGTTGA
- a CDS encoding aminotransferase class V-fold PLP-dependent enzyme → MSGPDLAPDRHRPECLDATAHAALRAEFPLLADCVYLNNNSTGTVPRGVEQVLGGYWETLRTWRDDVWQGWHVGLDRYADSVAALLGAPPGSVITDANLSTLLARIASCFDYRPPRDRIVTTDLEYPTVPFIWNAFRRYGARLDVVGTGGPRFDEDALAARIDERTLLVCVSHASFTSGATIDLPRLVDRAHEVGALVVVDAFQTVGVVPLDVTALGVDVVLGGAHKWLCGVGTAFLYVRPDLVAELEPAATGWQAGDRALTFLPSTGWAPGAQRFAGGTPYPLTSLVSQVGLDLLAGVGVDAIRRHSLALTQRVLDRAAAADIDVVSPTEPHRRGGVVCLDVADGEAVKRRLAERNMICSWRGYLRVGPHVYNTLDEVDAFMDALEKELGR, encoded by the coding sequence GTGAGCGGACCCGACCTGGCCCCCGACCGCCACCGGCCCGAATGCCTGGACGCCACCGCGCACGCGGCCCTACGCGCCGAGTTTCCGCTGCTGGCCGACTGCGTCTATCTGAACAACAACTCCACCGGCACGGTACCCAGGGGCGTCGAACAGGTGCTCGGCGGCTACTGGGAGACGCTGCGCACCTGGCGCGACGACGTCTGGCAGGGCTGGCACGTCGGCCTCGACCGGTACGCCGACTCGGTGGCCGCCCTCCTCGGCGCGCCCCCGGGCAGCGTGATCACCGACGCGAACCTCAGCACGCTGCTCGCCCGGATCGCGTCCTGCTTCGACTACCGTCCGCCGCGCGACCGGATCGTCACCACCGACCTCGAATATCCGACCGTGCCGTTCATCTGGAACGCGTTCCGCCGCTACGGCGCCCGCCTCGACGTCGTCGGCACCGGCGGGCCGCGGTTCGACGAGGACGCCCTGGCGGCACGCATCGACGAGCGGACGCTGCTGGTGTGCGTGTCACACGCCAGCTTCACCTCCGGCGCCACCATCGACCTGCCTCGGCTGGTCGACCGCGCCCACGAGGTCGGCGCCCTGGTGGTCGTGGACGCCTTCCAGACCGTCGGGGTGGTTCCGCTGGACGTGACCGCGCTCGGCGTCGACGTCGTCCTCGGCGGCGCGCACAAGTGGCTCTGCGGCGTCGGCACCGCCTTCCTGTACGTACGGCCGGACCTGGTGGCGGAGCTGGAGCCGGCGGCGACCGGCTGGCAGGCCGGAGACCGGGCGCTGACCTTCCTGCCGTCCACCGGCTGGGCGCCCGGCGCGCAACGGTTCGCCGGCGGGACGCCGTACCCGCTCACCTCGCTGGTCTCCCAGGTCGGCCTGGACCTGCTGGCGGGGGTGGGCGTCGACGCCATCCGACGGCACTCGCTGGCCCTGACCCAGCGCGTCCTGGACCGCGCCGCGGCGGCCGACATCGACGTGGTCAGCCCCACCGAACCGCACCGGCGCGGCGGCGTGGTGTGCCTCGACGTCGCCGACGGCGAGGCGGTCAAGCGGCGGCTGGCCGAGCGGAACATGATCTGCAGTTGGCGGGGCTACCTGCGGGTCGGTCCGCACGTCTACAACACCCTCGACGAGGTCGACGCGTTCATGGACGCGCTGGAGAAGGAGCTGGGCCGATGA
- a CDS encoding tryptophan 2,3-dioxygenase family protein: MRELTSWLSGTSDPDRFPYAAVLERFHRVGKHFVEKELLALLDEVRARVTPTGADTTATGLGAGTRLLADFLDVALDKWDGRYDYRTYLGLRLLGRPDGPDAGLPGQGSGPRGEDRRPPGEDFQPPGEGDGAGWDVDPAGVRQGRDRLLVGLVADALAFELAAASGATDLLPEQRPTPELVVKRCRLGVRAVSSTVARLGLAEPPADREPPAAAAALHAGITADQDSVRELVLRLSMLPVYVSHDEYLFIRVLQAYECLFAGLVDELRATIAALSAGHARPAADRLAYASGQLTTASPLFSLLATMQPESFRTFRQYTEGASAIQSRSYKLMESLCRTPEGVRLDSAAYRSVPEVRDRVRAGQPSVDDAFRAAVRDGRLDGPDRDLVQRRMRAFAEAVLQWRRTHHRLATRMLGPRPGTGYTEGTPYLAATRAIPVFTAVPDGPRPSPTDPTGGSPE; this comes from the coding sequence GTGCGCGAGCTGACGAGTTGGCTGTCCGGCACGTCAGACCCCGATCGTTTCCCGTACGCCGCCGTGCTGGAAAGGTTCCACCGGGTCGGTAAACACTTTGTCGAAAAGGAACTGCTCGCCCTGCTCGACGAGGTCCGGGCGCGGGTGACCCCAACCGGGGCCGACACCACGGCGACCGGCCTCGGTGCCGGCACCCGCCTCCTGGCCGACTTCCTCGACGTCGCGCTCGACAAGTGGGACGGTCGCTACGACTACCGGACCTACCTGGGACTCCGCCTGCTCGGGCGGCCCGACGGGCCGGACGCCGGGCTGCCGGGCCAGGGCTCCGGGCCGCGCGGGGAGGACCGGCGACCGCCTGGGGAGGACTTCCAACCACCCGGGGAGGGCGACGGAGCCGGCTGGGACGTCGACCCGGCCGGCGTGCGGCAGGGACGCGACCGGCTCCTCGTCGGCCTGGTCGCCGACGCGCTGGCCTTCGAGTTGGCCGCGGCGTCCGGGGCCACCGACCTGCTGCCCGAGCAGCGTCCGACGCCGGAACTGGTGGTCAAACGCTGCCGGCTCGGGGTACGGGCCGTCTCCTCCACAGTGGCCCGCCTCGGGCTGGCCGAGCCGCCCGCCGACCGGGAGCCGCCGGCCGCGGCAGCCGCGCTGCACGCCGGCATCACCGCCGACCAGGACAGCGTACGGGAGCTCGTTCTGCGGCTGAGCATGCTGCCGGTCTACGTGTCGCACGACGAGTACCTGTTCATCCGGGTGCTCCAGGCGTACGAGTGTCTCTTCGCGGGCCTCGTCGACGAGCTGCGCGCCACGATCGCCGCGCTGTCCGCCGGCCACGCGCGACCGGCGGCCGACCGACTGGCGTACGCCAGCGGCCAGCTCACCACCGCGAGCCCGCTCTTCTCGCTGCTGGCCACCATGCAACCGGAGTCGTTCCGGACCTTCCGGCAGTACACCGAAGGGGCCAGTGCCATCCAGTCCCGTTCCTACAAGCTCATGGAGTCGCTGTGCCGTACCCCGGAGGGGGTGCGACTGGACTCGGCCGCGTACCGGTCGGTGCCGGAGGTCCGCGACCGGGTACGGGCCGGGCAGCCGTCCGTGGACGACGCCTTCCGGGCGGCGGTACGCGACGGCCGGCTCGACGGCCCGGACCGCGACCTGGTGCAGCGGCGGATGCGGGCGTTCGCCGAGGCCGTGCTCCAGTGGCGGCGTACGCACCACCGGCTGGCGACCCGGATGCTCGGCCCCCGCCCCGGCACCGGCTACACCGAGGGCACCCCCTACCTCGCCGCGACCCGCGCCATCCCGGTCTTCACCGCCGTACCCGACGGTCCCCGCCCGTCCCCGACCGACCCGACTGGAGGCTCCCCCGAGTGA
- a CDS encoding tryptophan 2,3-dioxygenase family protein, which translates to MKRDHSAVLPGNGTTDYARYMRTETLLDLQRRPEERIHRDELLFQVVHQSAELWLKLAHAELVEAVARVDAGDPDAAEPLLTRATLAVRLITDELDMFRHLSPAAFQEMQPALGNGSGAESPGWRQVQAASRQLGRAFGEHLAARGISPEGLRRTPPSDPVHRLAEAMLDWDEQVSLWRVRHLQVALRIGGHAPAGTPGSPATMLAKLTAHRFFPELWQARVNPTGESGSDNYHPSRP; encoded by the coding sequence GTGAAGCGGGACCACTCAGCCGTGCTGCCGGGAAACGGCACCACGGACTACGCGCGCTACATGCGCACGGAAACGCTGCTCGACCTGCAACGACGTCCGGAGGAACGGATCCACCGCGACGAACTCCTCTTTCAGGTGGTGCACCAGTCCGCCGAACTGTGGCTGAAGCTGGCGCACGCCGAGCTGGTCGAGGCGGTGGCCCGGGTCGACGCCGGCGACCCGGACGCGGCCGAGCCGCTGCTGACCCGGGCGACCCTCGCGGTGCGGCTGATCACCGACGAACTCGACATGTTCCGGCACCTGTCGCCGGCCGCGTTCCAGGAGATGCAGCCGGCGCTGGGCAACGGCTCCGGGGCCGAATCGCCCGGCTGGCGGCAGGTCCAGGCCGCGAGCCGCCAGCTCGGCCGGGCCTTCGGCGAACACCTCGCCGCCCGGGGGATCAGCCCGGAGGGATTACGGCGAACGCCCCCGAGCGACCCGGTCCACCGGCTGGCCGAGGCGATGCTCGACTGGGACGAGCAGGTGTCGCTGTGGCGGGTCCGGCACTTGCAGGTTGCCCTGCGGATCGGGGGCCACGCCCCCGCCGGCACCCCGGGCAGCCCGGCCACCATGCTCGCCAAGCTCACCGCGCACCGGTTCTTCCCCGAACTGTGGCAGGCCCGGGTGAACCCCACCGGAGAGTCGGGCAGTGACAATTATCACCCCTCCCGCCCCTGA
- a CDS encoding HEXXH motif domain-containing protein, which yields MNPPVHLLPGSVLDELAAGRGGPDAVARLASAQRSKTLLLVRTLVLLARETGHPDRAAVEAAYQVLASLRPDERAAALGHPPVAAWAFGTASLLRRGDRSAYPGLLAAVAVAAAVRSGVDADLDVPLAAGTPGRLDLPGLGTVAVPAHAARARIRCAAGRAEVRCAGERIEIGAGPSADHRWLPVPRLRLTHHGLPLSLLLDTRAWRHVPSGAGHRAGGVTDPRRWRDRLDGAWRVLVDGHRPVAEEISPALRALLPVAPPPAGTRSGTFHHAFGSVAMSLPPDSRSAAVTLAHEIQHLKLAALADMFALVEPGPPEFFYAPWRPDPRPLDGLLHGAYAHLGVAGFWRRERRAAGDRAERHRAEVEFARWTRATGDTVRVLGGQRRLTPVGRRLVDGMADVLGGWAREPVPPEAAAEAGRLLDAHRRRWARTPARTG from the coding sequence GTGAACCCGCCCGTACACCTGCTGCCGGGGTCGGTCCTCGACGAGCTCGCCGCCGGCCGGGGCGGGCCCGACGCCGTCGCACGGTTGGCGTCGGCGCAGCGCAGCAAGACCCTGCTGCTGGTACGGACGCTGGTGCTGCTGGCGCGGGAGACGGGCCATCCGGACCGGGCGGCGGTCGAGGCGGCGTACCAGGTCCTGGCGAGCCTGCGCCCCGACGAGCGGGCGGCGGCGCTCGGGCATCCGCCGGTCGCCGCGTGGGCGTTCGGCACCGCGTCGCTGCTGCGCCGGGGCGACCGGTCGGCGTACCCCGGGCTGCTGGCGGCCGTGGCGGTGGCCGCGGCCGTCCGGTCCGGCGTCGACGCGGACCTCGACGTCCCGCTCGCCGCCGGCACGCCCGGCCGGCTGGACCTGCCCGGCCTGGGCACGGTGGCGGTCCCGGCGCACGCGGCCCGCGCCCGGATCCGGTGCGCCGCCGGGCGGGCGGAGGTGCGCTGTGCCGGCGAGCGGATCGAGATCGGCGCCGGTCCGTCGGCCGACCACCGGTGGCTGCCCGTGCCCCGGCTGCGGCTCACGCACCACGGACTGCCGCTGTCCCTGCTGCTGGACACCCGGGCGTGGCGGCACGTCCCCAGCGGGGCGGGCCACCGGGCCGGCGGCGTCACCGACCCGCGGCGCTGGCGGGACCGCCTCGACGGGGCGTGGCGAGTCCTGGTCGACGGGCACCGGCCGGTCGCCGAGGAGATCTCGCCGGCGCTGCGGGCGTTGCTGCCGGTCGCCCCTCCCCCGGCCGGCACCCGCAGCGGCACCTTCCACCACGCCTTCGGGTCGGTGGCCATGTCGCTGCCGCCGGACTCCCGGTCGGCGGCCGTCACGCTCGCCCACGAGATCCAGCACCTCAAGCTGGCCGCGTTGGCGGACATGTTCGCGCTGGTGGAGCCCGGACCGCCGGAGTTCTTCTACGCGCCGTGGCGCCCCGATCCCCGCCCCCTCGACGGCCTGCTGCACGGCGCGTACGCGCATCTGGGCGTGGCGGGGTTCTGGCGCCGGGAGCGCCGGGCGGCGGGTGACCGCGCGGAGCGGCACCGCGCCGAGGTCGAATTCGCGCGATGGACCAGGGCGACGGGTGACACCGTACGGGTGCTGGGCGGGCAGCGGCGGCTGACGCCGGTGGGCCGGCGGCTGGTCGACGGCATGGCCGACGTGCTCGGCGGCTGGGCCCGGGAGCCGGTCCCGCCGGAGGCGGCGGCAGAGGCCGGCCGGCTGCTAGACGCGCACCGGAGGCGATGGGCGCGGACACCGGCACGCACCGGGTGA
- a CDS encoding FxsB family cyclophane-forming radical SAM/SPASM peptide maturase, which produces MPGSEDGHRPAGGTAARPAPAVAFRQFVVKLHSRCDLACDHCYVYTMADQRWRSRPRSMPERVLDQTAHRIGEHARAHRLDRVDVILHGGEPLLAGTARIERAVTEIRQAAAPVPVRVTAQTNGTRLDEPFLRLFDRLEIGVSVSLDGDRAAHDRHRRGPDGRGSHDRVTAGLRRLTTGYPRLFNGLLCTVDLRNDPVTTYRALLAHRPPTVDFLLPHGTWSTPPPGRPPDPRQTPYAAWLIAVFDEWYHTPGPPVRVRLFDEIIQVLLGGTSRLAGVGTSPVAVAVVQTDGAIELDDTLGAAHADAARTGLHVARDPFDAALDLPAVRAQQAGRDALCATCRACELGRVCGGGLRTHRYRAGNGFDNPSVYCADLYALIDHVRHTVRRDVAALRAASR; this is translated from the coding sequence ATGCCCGGATCCGAGGACGGCCACCGGCCGGCCGGTGGCACGGCGGCCCGCCCCGCGCCCGCCGTCGCGTTCCGACAGTTCGTGGTCAAGCTGCACAGCCGGTGCGACCTGGCCTGCGACCACTGCTACGTCTACACCATGGCCGACCAGCGCTGGCGCTCGCGGCCCCGGTCCATGCCCGAACGGGTGCTCGATCAGACGGCGCACCGGATCGGCGAGCACGCCCGGGCGCACCGGCTCGACCGGGTGGACGTCATCCTGCACGGCGGGGAGCCGCTGCTGGCCGGGACCGCGCGGATCGAACGGGCCGTGACGGAAATCCGACAGGCCGCCGCGCCGGTGCCGGTACGGGTGACGGCGCAGACCAACGGCACCCGGCTGGACGAGCCGTTCCTGCGGCTGTTCGACCGCCTCGAGATCGGGGTCAGCGTCAGCCTGGACGGTGACCGGGCCGCCCACGACCGGCACCGACGCGGCCCCGACGGACGGGGCAGCCACGACCGGGTCACGGCCGGGCTACGCCGGCTGACCACCGGATATCCGCGACTGTTCAACGGTCTGTTGTGCACGGTCGACCTGCGCAACGATCCGGTCACCACCTACCGGGCCCTGCTGGCGCACCGACCGCCCACAGTCGACTTCCTGCTGCCGCACGGCACCTGGAGCACTCCCCCGCCCGGCCGACCGCCCGACCCCCGGCAGACTCCGTACGCGGCGTGGCTGATCGCGGTCTTCGACGAGTGGTACCACACGCCCGGGCCGCCCGTCCGGGTCCGCCTCTTCGACGAGATCATCCAGGTGTTGCTCGGCGGCACGTCCCGGCTGGCCGGGGTGGGCACCAGCCCGGTCGCGGTGGCCGTGGTGCAGACCGACGGCGCCATCGAGCTGGACGACACGCTCGGCGCGGCCCACGCCGACGCGGCGCGCACCGGGCTGCACGTTGCCCGCGACCCGTTCGACGCCGCGCTCGACCTGCCGGCCGTACGGGCGCAGCAGGCCGGCCGGGACGCGCTCTGCGCGACCTGTCGCGCCTGCGAGCTGGGCCGGGTGTGCGGCGGCGGGCTGCGCACCCACCGGTACCGCGCCGGCAACGGCTTCGACAATCCGTCGGTCTACTGCGCCGACCTGTACGCCCTGATCGACCACGTCCGGCACACCGTACGCCGGGACGTGGCGGCGCTGCGGGCGGCGTCGCGGTGA
- the fxsA gene encoding FxSxx-COOH cyclophane-containing RiPP peptide codes for MDTGEDVLRSDLIDLTDLDPAALDALPSTVLVAALRRLERRSAAPGDQYAGFESALDGED; via the coding sequence ATGGACACCGGGGAGGATGTGTTGCGCTCCGATCTGATCGACCTCACCGACCTGGATCCCGCCGCGCTCGACGCGTTGCCGAGCACGGTTCTCGTGGCGGCGCTGCGCCGGCTGGAACGCCGCAGCGCCGCCCCCGGCGACCAGTACGCGGGCTTCGAGAGCGCCCTCGATGGCGAGGACTGA